From one Longimicrobium sp. genomic stretch:
- a CDS encoding DUF433 domain-containing protein has product MMGSTSVIHSDPEILGGTPVLIGTRVPLKNLIDYLEGGHPLDDFLDDFPSVTREQTVAALEEARAQRRKS; this is encoded by the coding sequence ATGATGGGTTCGACAAGCGTCATCCACAGCGATCCCGAGATCCTCGGCGGCACGCCGGTGCTCATTGGGACACGCGTGCCGCTCAAGAACCTGATCGACTACCTGGAAGGCGGGCACCCGCTGGACGACTTCCTCGACGACTTCCCGAGCGTCACGCGCGAGCAGACCGTCGCAGCGCTCGAAGAAGCCCGGGCGCAGCGGCGCAAATCCTGA
- a CDS encoding 23S rRNA (pseudouridine(1915)-N(3))-methyltransferase RlmH yields the protein MKLALLAVGRPRGPAAELIAEYEARVKRYFTFEAAEVKEEAFRRAGDAARVRDEEGKRLLARVPSGAEIVALHETGKQWTSQQLADWLADLALRGSPGAAFVIGGAYGLSDEVLARARQQLSLSAFTLPHELARLVLAEQLYRAGTIARGEPYHKGRD from the coding sequence ATGAAGCTGGCACTCCTGGCCGTGGGGCGCCCGCGCGGGCCCGCCGCGGAGCTGATCGCCGAGTACGAGGCGCGCGTGAAGCGGTACTTCACCTTCGAGGCGGCGGAGGTGAAGGAGGAGGCGTTCCGGCGCGCGGGCGACGCGGCGCGGGTGCGCGACGAGGAGGGGAAGCGGCTGCTGGCGCGCGTGCCGTCAGGCGCCGAGATCGTGGCGCTGCACGAGACGGGGAAGCAGTGGACGTCGCAGCAGCTCGCGGACTGGCTCGCGGACCTGGCGCTGCGGGGGAGCCCGGGCGCGGCGTTCGTGATCGGCGGGGCGTACGGGCTCTCGGACGAGGTCCTGGCGCGCGCGCGGCAGCAGCTCTCGCTCTCGGCGTTCACGCTGCCGCACGAGCTGGCGCGGCTGGTGCTGGCCGAGCAGCTCTACCGCGCGGGGACCATCGCGCGGGGAGAGCCGTATCACAAGGGGCGGGATTGA
- a CDS encoding aminotransferase class I/II-fold pyridoxal phosphate-dependent enzyme, whose product MPDPRVSAMADGLVGSEILRIAADVRAMLAQGAAVCNLTVGDFAPAEFPAPRALVDGIVDALRAGETNYPPSDGMPQLRQAVSAFYRQWLGLEYGVESILVTGGSRPGLYATYRALVDPGEAVVYPVPSWNNNHYVHLSGARGVPIFCRAEDAFLPTRAALEDAVREARLLVLNSPLNPSGTAFTADQLAEICDLVLEENARRGPGARPLFLLYDQVYWMLTFGSTTHVNPVSLRPAMRDYTVFVDGISKSFAATGVRVGWIVAPADLTRKMAALLGHVGAWAPRAEQLATARLLADAPAIEAYHDGMRYEVYARLEALYDGLLKLRGRGLPVEAVMPMGAIYLSARFELHGAATPSGAVLRTNDDIRHYLLEAAGAAVVPFQAFGLNEETGWFRLSVGAVSHAEIPPMLERLEGALAALSYPASTAAAA is encoded by the coding sequence ATGCCGGACCCGCGTGTTTCCGCCATGGCCGACGGGCTCGTCGGCTCGGAGATCCTGCGGATCGCAGCCGACGTCCGCGCGATGCTGGCGCAGGGTGCGGCGGTGTGCAACCTGACGGTGGGCGACTTCGCGCCGGCCGAGTTCCCCGCCCCCAGGGCGCTGGTGGACGGGATCGTGGACGCGCTCCGCGCCGGCGAGACGAACTACCCGCCGTCCGACGGGATGCCGCAGCTCCGGCAGGCGGTCTCGGCCTTCTACCGCCAGTGGCTGGGGCTGGAGTACGGCGTCGAGTCGATCCTGGTCACCGGCGGCTCGCGGCCGGGGCTGTACGCCACCTACCGCGCCCTGGTCGACCCCGGCGAGGCGGTGGTCTACCCGGTCCCCTCCTGGAACAACAACCACTACGTGCACCTGTCCGGCGCGCGCGGCGTCCCCATCTTCTGCCGCGCGGAAGACGCGTTCCTGCCCACGCGCGCCGCGCTGGAAGACGCCGTGCGCGAGGCACGGCTGCTGGTGCTGAACTCGCCGCTGAACCCCTCGGGCACCGCGTTCACGGCCGACCAGCTGGCCGAGATCTGCGACCTGGTGCTGGAGGAGAACGCCCGCCGCGGCCCCGGCGCCCGCCCGCTCTTCCTGCTGTACGACCAGGTGTACTGGATGCTGACCTTCGGGAGCACCACGCACGTGAACCCGGTGTCGCTCCGCCCCGCGATGCGGGACTACACCGTCTTCGTGGACGGCATCTCCAAGTCGTTCGCGGCCACCGGCGTGCGCGTGGGGTGGATCGTCGCGCCGGCGGACCTGACGCGCAAGATGGCGGCGCTCCTGGGCCACGTGGGCGCGTGGGCGCCGCGCGCCGAGCAGCTCGCCACCGCGCGCCTGCTGGCCGACGCGCCGGCGATCGAGGCCTACCACGACGGGATGCGCTACGAGGTCTACGCGCGCCTGGAGGCGCTCTACGACGGCCTGCTGAAGCTGCGCGGCCGCGGCCTCCCCGTCGAGGCGGTGATGCCGATGGGCGCCATCTACCTGAGCGCCCGCTTCGAGCTGCACGGCGCCGCCACCCCTTCCGGCGCCGTGCTGCGCACCAACGACGACATCCGCCACTACCTGCTGGAGGCCGCGGGCGCGGCGGTGGTCCCGTTCCAGGCGTTCGGGCTGAACGAGGAGACGGGCTGGTTCCGCCTCTCCGTCGGCGCCGTCTCGCACGCCGAGATCCCGCCGATGCTGGAACGGCTGGAGGGCGCGCTGGCCGCGCTGTCGTACCCGGCCTCCACTGCGGCTGCGGCCTGA
- a CDS encoding FRG domain-containing protein → MEFPESGIAVETFSSAEELMTALARRNERWGAMPREWIFRGQADSKWSLLPSAFRPIQFRYGSRSEFKPAKTHSAQIREEAMLIHRFLEALDRQGLALPGEGAVRWMSFDALLSDLTNPGVRAEWPPRELAPLFALAQHHGIPTRLLDWTERPLVAAYFAAIGGAERLVSGATPDTTFAIWGLEYARAKLVLWKNLDLRAKPELNLVRAPRFSNQNLRAQEGVFTVLVDSSRKNNDPASFPPLDELIALRFSERLSAGGQLVPPVLRKFEVPLAEAGKLLRLLADEGVSGTYLYPGIDGVVRGLKEHALWDTEVVKKSG, encoded by the coding sequence ATGGAATTCCCAGAGAGTGGTATCGCCGTCGAAACGTTTTCTTCCGCCGAAGAACTGATGACGGCGTTGGCGCGCCGCAATGAAAGATGGGGCGCAATGCCACGTGAATGGATCTTTCGCGGTCAGGCGGATTCAAAATGGAGCCTGCTTCCAAGCGCCTTCCGACCGATCCAGTTTCGATACGGCTCCAGGAGCGAATTCAAGCCCGCAAAAACGCATTCGGCTCAGATTCGTGAGGAAGCAATGTTGATCCATCGCTTCCTTGAAGCGTTAGATCGACAGGGACTTGCTCTCCCTGGCGAAGGAGCGGTTCGGTGGATGTCATTCGATGCGCTGTTGAGTGACCTTACAAACCCCGGTGTGCGCGCAGAGTGGCCGCCGCGGGAACTTGCTCCACTTTTTGCGCTCGCTCAACATCATGGGATTCCTACACGGCTACTTGATTGGACTGAAAGACCGCTTGTTGCTGCATATTTCGCTGCTATCGGAGGAGCTGAAAGGTTAGTAAGTGGTGCCACGCCCGATACGACCTTTGCGATTTGGGGACTCGAATATGCACGGGCTAAATTGGTCCTGTGGAAAAATTTAGACCTGAGAGCGAAACCAGAATTGAACTTGGTTCGAGCCCCTCGCTTCTCTAACCAAAATCTCAGGGCGCAGGAAGGCGTTTTTACCGTACTGGTAGATTCATCGCGCAAAAACAACGATCCTGCGTCCTTTCCGCCTCTCGATGAATTGATTGCTCTGCGTTTTTCGGAAAGACTATCAGCCGGAGGGCAACTGGTACCTCCGGTACTTCGGAAATTTGAGGTCCCGCTAGCCGAGGCTGGCAAACTTCTTCGGTTGTTAGCGGATGAAGGGGTCAGTGGCACCTATCTTTATCCTGGTATTGACGGTGTCGTTCGCGGTTTAAAAGAGCATGCGTTATGGGATACTGAGGTCGTGAAGAAGTCTGGATGA
- a CDS encoding alpha/beta hydrolase has product MRRGLAVAFCTCVALAGCRGSAPAPGMRAQATPAEGYLAGAAGGRIFYRVAGRGGDTVVVVHGGPGAGMGAVAPDLEPLERRHTLVYYDQRGGGRSELPQDTALLGPEHHLEDLDAVRRYFGLERMTLLAHSFGAVIAARYAMAHPGRVERMVFTGAVEPRRTDAAATAMAAFAHVDTARLHRLFTLMGRIAGGEGGDAAEACREYEAIAREGAAARGEPARWRGTACEMPPEALRYYMRYTARIGPNLFGQWDFTGQLGHVRAPLLVVYGGRDTAAVRAQRGWAAAVPDGRLLVVPGAGKGAHADRPEVFFPAVEEFLRGRWPAGAEPPH; this is encoded by the coding sequence ATGCGCCGCGGCCTGGCGGTCGCCTTCTGCACCTGCGTGGCGCTGGCGGGCTGCCGGGGATCGGCTCCGGCGCCGGGGATGCGGGCGCAGGCGACTCCCGCGGAGGGATACCTGGCCGGCGCCGCGGGTGGGCGAATCTTCTACCGGGTCGCCGGGCGGGGCGGCGATACGGTGGTGGTGGTGCACGGCGGGCCGGGGGCGGGGATGGGCGCCGTCGCTCCGGACCTGGAGCCGCTGGAGAGGCGGCACACGCTCGTCTACTACGACCAGCGCGGGGGCGGGCGTTCCGAGCTTCCGCAGGATACGGCGCTCCTCGGCCCCGAGCACCACCTGGAGGACCTCGACGCGGTGCGGCGGTACTTCGGGCTGGAGCGGATGACCCTGCTGGCGCACTCGTTCGGGGCGGTGATCGCCGCGCGCTACGCCATGGCCCACCCCGGCCGCGTCGAGCGCATGGTGTTCACCGGCGCCGTGGAGCCGCGCCGGACCGACGCGGCGGCCACCGCCATGGCGGCGTTCGCACACGTGGACACCGCCCGCCTCCACCGGCTCTTCACGCTCATGGGCCGGATCGCCGGCGGGGAGGGCGGCGACGCGGCCGAGGCGTGCCGGGAGTACGAGGCCATCGCGCGGGAGGGCGCGGCCGCGCGGGGCGAGCCGGCCCGGTGGCGGGGGACGGCGTGCGAGATGCCGCCCGAGGCGCTGCGCTACTACATGCGCTACACGGCGCGAATCGGGCCGAACCTGTTCGGGCAGTGGGACTTCACCGGACAACTCGGGCACGTCCGCGCGCCGCTGCTCGTGGTGTACGGCGGCCGCGACACGGCCGCGGTCCGCGCCCAGCGCGGCTGGGCGGCGGCGGTTCCGGACGGACGGCTGCTCGTGGTGCCCGGCGCGGGAAAGGGCGCGCACGCCGACCGGCCCGAGGTGTTCTTCCCGGCCGTGGAGGAGTTCCTGCGCGGCCGCTGGCCCGCCGGCGCCGAGCCGCCGCACTGA
- the nadB gene encoding L-aspartate oxidase: MIRADVVVVGSGIAGLFFALKVSRYGSVALITKKSRPESSTNWAQGGIAAAFGSDDSPELHKEDTLVAGAGLCHPDAVDVLVREGPSRVSELIRLGVEFSREGGDLSLGREGGHSRRRIVRAADLTGREIERGLLQAVADSPNITIHEDHAAVDLLTATDPGTLGERCCGVLVLDDASGELKPFLARAVMLATGGCGQVYQHTTNPSIATGDGVAMAYRAGAAVANMEFIQFHPTALFPARERTFLISEAVRGEGAVLRRRDGTAFMDAYHPLGSLAPRDVVARAIDAEMKKGGDPYVLLDCSAIPPGEVRERFPNILRETAERGIDMLREPLPVVPAAHYLCGGVLTDTDGRSSVPGLYAAGETACTGVHGANRLASNSLLEAIVFAHRAAERIGPQLSAMRMLEPEGHPVPSAAAGPDGEAVAAAREEVRGLMWSLVGIVRSDALLVEADLRLREATERVSGWWAASRVTPELIELRNLVQAAHLIVRCAMRRKESRGLHYNVDHPHRDNERWLRDTILVR, translated from the coding sequence ATGATCCGGGCCGACGTGGTGGTGGTGGGGAGCGGGATCGCCGGGCTCTTCTTCGCGCTCAAGGTGTCGCGCTACGGCTCGGTGGCGCTCATCACCAAGAAGAGCCGGCCGGAATCGTCCACCAACTGGGCGCAGGGGGGGATCGCGGCGGCGTTCGGGAGCGACGACTCGCCGGAGCTGCACAAGGAGGACACGCTGGTGGCCGGCGCCGGGCTCTGCCACCCCGACGCGGTGGACGTGCTGGTGCGCGAGGGGCCGTCGCGCGTCTCGGAGCTGATCCGGCTGGGCGTGGAATTCTCGCGCGAGGGCGGGGACCTGTCGCTGGGGCGCGAGGGCGGGCACTCGCGGCGGCGCATCGTGCGGGCGGCGGACCTCACCGGGCGCGAGATCGAGCGCGGGCTCCTGCAGGCGGTGGCGGATTCTCCCAACATCACCATCCACGAAGACCACGCGGCGGTGGACCTGCTCACGGCGACCGATCCCGGCACGCTGGGCGAGCGCTGCTGCGGCGTGCTGGTGCTGGACGACGCCTCGGGCGAGCTGAAGCCGTTCCTGGCGCGCGCGGTGATGCTGGCCACGGGCGGCTGCGGGCAGGTCTACCAGCACACCACCAACCCGTCGATCGCCACGGGCGACGGGGTGGCGATGGCGTACCGGGCCGGGGCGGCGGTGGCCAACATGGAGTTCATCCAGTTCCACCCCACGGCGCTCTTCCCGGCCCGCGAGCGCACCTTCCTGATCTCCGAGGCGGTGCGCGGCGAGGGCGCGGTGCTGCGCCGGCGCGACGGGACGGCGTTCATGGACGCCTACCACCCGCTCGGCTCGCTGGCCCCGCGCGACGTGGTGGCGCGCGCCATCGACGCGGAGATGAAGAAGGGCGGCGATCCCTACGTCCTCCTCGACTGCTCGGCGATCCCGCCCGGCGAGGTGCGCGAGCGCTTCCCCAACATCCTGCGCGAGACGGCGGAGCGGGGGATCGACATGCTGCGCGAGCCGCTCCCCGTGGTCCCGGCGGCGCACTACCTCTGCGGCGGGGTGCTGACGGACACGGATGGGCGCAGCTCGGTGCCGGGGCTGTACGCGGCGGGGGAGACGGCGTGCACCGGCGTGCACGGGGCCAACCGCCTGGCGAGCAACTCGCTCCTGGAGGCCATCGTCTTCGCGCACCGGGCGGCGGAGCGCATCGGCCCGCAGCTCTCGGCGATGCGGATGCTGGAGCCGGAGGGCCACCCCGTCCCCTCGGCCGCCGCTGGGCCGGACGGCGAGGCTGTGGCGGCGGCGCGCGAGGAGGTCCGCGGGCTGATGTGGAGCCTGGTGGGGATCGTGCGCTCGGACGCGCTGCTGGTGGAGGCGGACCTGCGGCTGCGCGAGGCGACGGAGCGGGTGAGCGGCTGGTGGGCGGCGTCGCGCGTCACCCCGGAGCTGATCGAGCTGCGCAACCTGGTGCAGGCGGCGCACCTGATCGTCCGCTGCGCCATGCGCCGCAAGGAGAGCCGCGGCCTGCACTACAACGTCGACCACCCCCACCGCGACAACGAGCGCTGGCTGCGCGACACGATCCTGGTGCGGTGA
- the lpxK gene encoding tetraacyldisaccharide 4'-kinase translates to MSLRSFVTRWWAGEAGAAGRALDALLLPAEWAFRGGVALRNRAFDAGLVRAARVDVPVLSVGNVGVGGAGKTPFAAWLAARLREWGRRPAIALRGYGQDEVMLHRELNPEVPVFAAARRVEAARQAVRAGCDAVVLDDAFQHRRLARDADLVLLSVEAWERSPRLLPRGPWREGPGALARADAVVLTRKTAGAERARQVAAEVARRVPGKPVAVCRLAPGLLAALHGGGARPVEALAGARVLAVAALAAPGLFFDNLRACGAEVEGAAYPDHHHFSAGEAREIQARAAGRTILMTHKDAVKLRSLLPPSADALVLEQAVGFDSGLAELDAVLRRALEGRG, encoded by the coding sequence GTGAGCCTGCGCTCCTTCGTCACCCGCTGGTGGGCGGGGGAGGCGGGCGCGGCGGGGAGGGCGCTCGACGCGCTGCTGCTCCCGGCGGAGTGGGCGTTCCGCGGCGGGGTGGCGCTGCGCAACCGCGCGTTCGACGCGGGGCTCGTCCGCGCCGCGCGGGTGGACGTGCCGGTGCTGAGCGTCGGCAACGTGGGCGTGGGCGGGGCGGGGAAGACGCCGTTCGCGGCGTGGCTGGCGGCGAGGCTGCGGGAGTGGGGGCGCAGGCCCGCCATCGCGCTGCGCGGCTACGGCCAGGACGAGGTGATGCTGCACCGCGAGCTGAACCCGGAGGTGCCGGTGTTCGCGGCGGCGCGGCGGGTGGAGGCGGCGAGACAGGCGGTGCGCGCGGGGTGCGACGCGGTGGTGCTCGACGATGCCTTCCAGCACCGGCGGCTCGCGCGCGACGCGGACCTCGTGCTCCTCTCCGTCGAGGCGTGGGAGCGCTCGCCGCGCCTGCTGCCGCGCGGGCCCTGGCGCGAGGGGCCGGGGGCGCTCGCGCGCGCGGACGCCGTCGTGCTGACGCGCAAGACGGCGGGCGCCGAGCGCGCGCGCCAAGTCGCGGCGGAGGTGGCGCGGCGGGTGCCGGGGAAGCCGGTCGCCGTCTGCCGGCTGGCGCCGGGGTTGCTGGCGGCGCTGCACGGGGGCGGGGCGCGGCCGGTGGAAGCGCTCGCGGGGGCGCGGGTGCTCGCGGTGGCAGCGCTGGCCGCGCCGGGGCTCTTCTTCGACAACCTGCGGGCGTGCGGGGCCGAGGTGGAGGGCGCGGCCTATCCCGACCACCATCACTTTTCCGCCGGCGAGGCGCGGGAGATCCAGGCGCGCGCGGCGGGGCGGACCATCCTGATGACGCACAAGGACGCGGTGAAGCTGCGCTCTCTCCTCCCGCCCTCGGCCGACGCGCTGGTGCTGGAGCAGGCCGTGGGGTTCGACTCCGGGCTCGCGGAGCTCGACGCGGTGCTCCGGCGGGCGCTGGAGGGGCGTGGATGA
- a CDS encoding lysophospholipid acyltransferase family protein has protein sequence MKVDRRVRPSEQTTQLRAHERAAASLGGAALDALMGTCSYRREGVENYDQFWRAGKPVVFTLWHGRLLPCTHFHRHQGIVTLVSQHRDGEYITRTVRRWGYTVVRGSSTRGGLEALRELIQLLKQGRSLAITPDGPKGPFEKMKPGPVLMAQRGGAPIIPVVAGASRAWYFGKWDRFLIPRPFARLQIAYGEPVWVPRRADEAEIQAISDDVERRLGELKARVDTPWE, from the coding sequence ATGAAGGTTGATCGCCGCGTGCGGCCGTCGGAGCAGACGACGCAGCTCAGGGCGCACGAGCGGGCGGCGGCTTCGCTCGGGGGGGCGGCGCTGGACGCGCTCATGGGCACGTGCAGCTACCGGCGCGAGGGCGTCGAGAACTACGACCAGTTCTGGCGCGCGGGGAAGCCCGTGGTGTTCACCCTCTGGCACGGGCGGCTGCTGCCCTGTACTCATTTCCACCGCCACCAGGGGATCGTCACCTTAGTCAGCCAGCACCGCGACGGGGAGTACATCACCCGCACGGTGCGCCGCTGGGGGTACACCGTGGTGCGCGGCTCCAGCACGCGCGGGGGGCTGGAGGCGCTGCGCGAGCTGATCCAGCTCCTCAAGCAGGGGCGCTCGCTGGCCATCACCCCCGATGGGCCGAAGGGGCCGTTCGAGAAGATGAAGCCCGGCCCCGTCCTGATGGCGCAGCGCGGCGGAGCGCCGATCATCCCTGTCGTCGCCGGGGCGAGCCGGGCCTGGTACTTCGGCAAGTGGGACCGCTTCCTGATCCCCAGGCCCTTCGCCAGGCTGCAGATCGCGTACGGCGAGCCCGTCTGGGTGCCGCGCCGGGCGGACGAGGCCGAGATCCAGGCCATCTCGGACGACGTGGAGCGGCGCCTGGGCGAGCTCAAGGCGCGGGTGGACACGCCGTGGGAGTGA
- the lpxB gene encoding lipid-A-disaccharide synthase, giving the protein MSGEGPVVFISAGEESGDLHGAALARALLERFPGARLIGLGGGRMRAAGVELLADLKDLAVMGFVEVIRHLPFFLDLKKRVFAALERERVDLVIPIDYPGFNLRLARHARGRGLPVLYYIAPQVWAWHKSRVRDLARDADVVAVVLPFEEEFLRSAGVNARFVGHPLLDRAPPELSREEWARAKGLDPALPVLGLFPGSRAQEVRRHLELFSEAARLVVARRPEVQPVVGTPGGIDRAVYAGAAWPLVESAGGLLEYATAALVKSGTTTLEAGIAGTPMVVVYRMAPASYALARRVVKVPHIALANLIAGRRVAPEFVQDAATPESLAAALLPLVDPDSPERGAMVEGLAEIRGKLGGAGASRKVAEIAGELLERGK; this is encoded by the coding sequence GTGAGCGGGGAGGGGCCGGTCGTCTTCATTTCGGCGGGGGAGGAGTCGGGCGACCTGCACGGGGCGGCGCTGGCGCGGGCGCTGCTGGAGCGCTTTCCCGGCGCGCGGCTGATCGGGCTCGGCGGGGGGCGGATGCGCGCGGCGGGGGTGGAGCTGCTGGCCGACCTCAAGGACCTGGCGGTGATGGGCTTCGTGGAGGTCATCCGCCACCTCCCGTTCTTCCTCGATCTCAAGAAGCGGGTGTTCGCGGCGCTCGAGCGCGAGCGGGTGGACCTCGTGATCCCCATCGACTACCCGGGCTTCAACCTGCGGCTCGCCAGGCACGCGCGGGGTCGGGGGCTGCCCGTCCTCTACTACATCGCCCCGCAGGTGTGGGCCTGGCACAAAAGCCGGGTGCGCGACCTGGCCCGCGACGCGGACGTGGTGGCCGTGGTGCTCCCGTTCGAGGAGGAGTTCCTGCGCTCGGCCGGCGTGAACGCGCGCTTCGTCGGCCACCCGCTGCTGGACCGGGCGCCGCCGGAGCTCTCGCGCGAGGAGTGGGCGCGGGCGAAGGGGCTCGACCCCGCTCTCCCGGTGCTGGGGCTTTTCCCCGGCTCGCGGGCGCAGGAGGTGCGGCGGCATCTCGAGCTCTTCTCCGAGGCGGCGCGGCTCGTGGTCGCCCGGCGGCCGGAGGTGCAGCCGGTGGTGGGGACGCCGGGGGGGATCGACCGCGCGGTGTACGCGGGCGCGGCGTGGCCGCTGGTGGAGAGCGCGGGCGGGCTGCTGGAGTACGCGACCGCCGCGCTGGTGAAGAGCGGCACCACCACGCTGGAGGCGGGGATCGCGGGGACGCCGATGGTGGTGGTCTACCGCATGGCCCCGGCGAGCTACGCCCTGGCCAGGCGGGTGGTGAAGGTGCCGCACATCGCGCTGGCGAACCTGATCGCGGGACGGCGGGTGGCGCCGGAGTTCGTGCAGGACGCGGCCACGCCGGAGTCGCTGGCCGCGGCGCTGCTGCCGCTGGTCGATCCGGACTCGCCGGAGCGCGGGGCGATGGTGGAGGGGCTGGCGGAGATCCGCGGGAAGCTGGGCGGGGCGGGGGCGTCGCGGAAGGTGGCGGAGATCGCGGGGGAGCTACTGGAGAGAGGCAAATAA
- a CDS encoding Gfo/Idh/MocA family oxidoreductase, with protein sequence MSAPVRVGVIGVGSLGFHHARILREVAGAEVAGVFDVDPQRTAAVASELGVTGFGSREELLAAVDAAVVAVPTTAHAEVALASLDAGVHLLVEKPIAPSLEEADRVVARAEERGLLVATGHVERFNGALRACEQYLEEPRFVESHRLAPFGPRGTDVAVVLDLMIHDIDLVLGLVGRHVERLDAVGIGVLTPNVDIANARLVFEGGAVANITASRVSMERMRKIRFFQRSGYVSLDLAQGRGEFLRLKKGATLPEGDFSLLSLMNVVERVELKGDGTEPLRAELEAWVAALRGEGPLVVSGRDGRDALAVALRIMEKIDDHAVALAGTA encoded by the coding sequence ATGAGCGCCCCGGTGCGCGTCGGCGTGATCGGCGTCGGCAGCCTGGGATTCCACCACGCGAGGATCCTGCGCGAGGTGGCCGGGGCCGAGGTGGCGGGGGTGTTCGACGTGGACCCGCAGCGCACGGCGGCCGTCGCGTCGGAGCTGGGCGTCACGGGCTTCGGCTCGCGCGAGGAGCTCCTGGCGGCGGTGGACGCGGCCGTCGTGGCGGTGCCGACGACGGCGCACGCGGAAGTGGCGCTGGCGTCGCTGGACGCCGGGGTGCACCTGCTGGTCGAGAAGCCGATCGCGCCGTCGCTGGAGGAGGCGGACAGGGTCGTGGCCCGCGCCGAGGAGCGGGGGCTGCTGGTGGCGACGGGGCACGTGGAGCGCTTCAACGGGGCGCTGCGGGCGTGCGAGCAGTACCTGGAGGAGCCGCGCTTCGTCGAATCGCACCGCCTGGCGCCGTTCGGACCGCGGGGGACGGACGTGGCGGTGGTGCTGGACCTGATGATCCACGACATCGACCTGGTGCTGGGGCTGGTCGGCCGGCACGTGGAGCGGCTGGACGCGGTGGGGATCGGCGTGCTCACGCCGAACGTGGACATCGCCAACGCGCGGCTGGTGTTCGAGGGCGGGGCGGTGGCCAACATCACCGCCAGCCGGGTGTCGATGGAGCGGATGCGGAAGATCCGCTTCTTCCAGCGCTCGGGGTACGTCTCGCTCGACCTGGCGCAGGGGCGGGGCGAGTTCCTGCGGCTGAAGAAGGGCGCCACGCTCCCCGAGGGCGACTTCAGCCTGCTGTCGCTGATGAACGTGGTGGAGCGCGTCGAGCTGAAGGGCGACGGGACGGAGCCGCTCAGGGCCGAGCTGGAGGCGTGGGTGGCGGCGCTGCGCGGCGAGGGGCCGCTGGTGGTCAGCGGGCGCGACGGGCGCGACGCGCTGGCGGTGGCGCTGCGCATCATGGAGAAGATCGACGACCATGCTGTCGCCCTGGCCGGAACGGCGTAG